One region of Peribacillus simplex genomic DNA includes:
- the ylqF gene encoding ribosome biogenesis GTPase YlqF, translating into MTIQWFPGHMAKARREVTEKLKLIDIIFELVDARIPASSRNPMIDEIIQHKPRVILLNKADMADPVKTNMWLEYYKSQGKTAIAINSQAGNGLNQITAASKKLLKDKYDRMESRGIKPRAIRAMIVGIPNVGKSTLINRLAKKNIAKTGNTPGVTKAQQWIKVGKELELLDTPGILWPKFEDQEVGLKLALTGAIKDTILNLHEVSLYGLRFLEKEYPDRLKSRYNLSAIPQETLELFDAVGKFRGCLASGGFIDYDKTAELVVREIRSEKMGPLTFEVPKDYEEDNIPE; encoded by the coding sequence TTGACAATACAGTGGTTCCCTGGCCATATGGCCAAAGCAAGACGGGAAGTAACAGAGAAATTAAAACTGATCGACATCATCTTTGAACTTGTGGATGCCCGGATTCCGGCATCTTCACGAAATCCGATGATCGATGAAATCATACAGCATAAACCGAGGGTTATCCTTTTGAATAAAGCTGATATGGCCGATCCGGTGAAAACGAATATGTGGCTTGAATATTATAAATCACAGGGGAAAACGGCGATTGCCATTAACTCGCAGGCAGGAAACGGTTTAAACCAGATTACAGCTGCTTCTAAAAAACTTTTAAAAGATAAGTATGACAGGATGGAATCAAGAGGAATAAAGCCAAGAGCCATCCGCGCCATGATAGTCGGGATTCCGAATGTAGGGAAATCAACTTTAATCAATCGACTTGCCAAAAAGAACATTGCCAAAACAGGGAATACACCTGGTGTCACGAAGGCGCAGCAATGGATAAAAGTTGGTAAGGAATTGGAACTGTTGGACACGCCGGGGATCCTCTGGCCTAAATTCGAGGATCAGGAAGTGGGCTTGAAGCTTGCATTGACGGGAGCGATCAAGGATACGATCTTAAACTTGCACGAGGTCTCTTTATACGGTCTGCGCTTTTTGGAAAAGGAATATCCGGATAGATTGAAATCCCGTTATAACCTGAGTGCAATTCCTCAGGAAACGCTTGAACTATTCGATGCCGTCGGAAAGTTCAGGGGCTGTTTAGCATCCGGTGGCTTCATTGATTATGACAAAACCGCAGAGTTGGTCGTACGTGAAATCCGTTCAGAAAAGATGGGCCCTCTTACGTTTGAGGTCCCTAAGGATTATGAAGAGGATAATATCCCCGAATAA
- the rplS gene encoding 50S ribosomal protein L19 has translation MQNLINEITKEQLRSDLPSFRPGDTVRVHVKVIEGTRERIQLFEGVVIKRRGGGVSETFTVRKISYGVGVERAFPVHTPKIAKLEVIRHGKVRRAKLYYLRELRGKKARIKEIRR, from the coding sequence ATGCAAAATCTTATTAACGAAATCACAAAAGAACAACTTCGCTCAGATCTTCCATCATTCAGACCTGGTGACACAGTACGTGTACACGTAAAGGTTATTGAAGGAACTCGCGAACGTATCCAGTTGTTTGAAGGCGTTGTAATCAAACGTCGTGGCGGCGGAGTTAGTGAAACTTTCACAGTGCGTAAGATCTCTTACGGCGTTGGAGTAGAACGTGCTTTCCCTGTTCACACACCAAAAATTGCGAAACTAGAAGTTATCCGTCACGGTAAAGTACGTCGTGCGAAACTTTATTACCTACGCGAACTTCGTGGTAAAAAAGCACGTATTAAAGAAATTCGTCGTTAA
- the rpsP gene encoding 30S ribosomal protein S16, translating into MAVKIRLKRMGAKKSPFYRIVVADSRSPRDGRYIEVVGTYNPVTQPAKVEINEELALKWLQDGAKPSDTVRNLFSTQGIMEKFHVAKNSK; encoded by the coding sequence ATGGCAGTAAAAATTCGCTTAAAACGTATGGGAGCTAAAAAATCTCCTTTCTATCGTATTGTAGTTGCAGATTCTCGTTCACCACGTGACGGACGTTACATTGAAGTGGTAGGAACTTATAACCCGGTGACTCAACCAGCTAAAGTTGAAATCAACGAAGAGCTTGCTCTTAAATGGTTACAAGATGGAGCTAAACCATCTGATACAGTTCGTAACTTATTCTCAACACAAGGCATCATGGAAAAATTCCATGTTGCAAAAAACAGCAAGTAA
- a CDS encoding putative DNA-binding protein, whose protein sequence is MLEKTTRINYLYDFYQSLLTEKQQSYMSLYYLDDYSLGEIADEYEVSRQAVYDNIKRTEAMLEEYEAKLLLFQKFQERNQWIANMKGLIEKDSFSKEKLLDAITTLEKLD, encoded by the coding sequence ATGCTTGAAAAGACAACGCGGATTAATTATTTGTATGACTTTTACCAATCGTTGTTAACAGAGAAGCAGCAGAGCTACATGTCCCTCTACTATCTGGATGATTACTCTCTTGGCGAGATTGCCGATGAATACGAAGTAAGTAGGCAGGCAGTCTATGATAATATAAAAAGAACAGAAGCGATGCTTGAGGAATATGAAGCGAAGCTATTGTTATTTCAAAAATTTCAAGAGCGTAACCAGTGGATTGCGAATATGAAGGGACTCATAGAAAAGGATTCCTTTTCAAAAGAGAAGCTGCTAGACGCAATCACAACGCTTGAGAAGTTGGATTAG
- the lepB gene encoding signal peptidase I — MAKKKNELWEWTKAVIIAVIAATLIRYFLLAPIVVDGNSMMPTLKNTDRMLVNKISYSIGEPKRFDIIVFEAPEGKDYIKRVIGLPGEKVEYKDDTLYVDGKAYDEPYLDEYKKQLIDGGALTEPFTLSDVIEQGTVPEDHLFVLGDNRRVSKDSRYISVGVVPYDKVLGKTKLVYWPIEDFRLAE; from the coding sequence ATGGCGAAAAAGAAAAATGAATTGTGGGAATGGACAAAGGCGGTCATAATCGCGGTTATAGCTGCGACACTGATTCGTTATTTCCTCCTGGCTCCAATTGTTGTGGACGGTAATTCCATGATGCCGACATTAAAGAATACGGACCGCATGCTTGTTAATAAAATCTCCTATTCGATTGGTGAACCGAAAAGATTCGACATTATCGTTTTTGAAGCTCCAGAAGGCAAAGATTACATAAAGCGGGTCATCGGATTGCCAGGGGAAAAAGTGGAATATAAAGATGATACTCTGTACGTGGATGGAAAAGCTTATGATGAGCCATACTTGGATGAATATAAAAAACAATTGATAGATGGCGGGGCTTTGACGGAACCTTTTACATTAAGTGATGTAATAGAACAAGGAACGGTGCCTGAAGACCATCTATTTGTCTTAGGGGATAATCGTCGTGTTAGTAAGGATAGCCGCTATATTAGCGTTGGCGTCGTTCCTTACGATAAAGTGTTAGGAAAAACTAAATTAGTTTATTGGCCGATTGAAGACTTTCGATTGGCGGAATAG
- the ffh gene encoding signal recognition particle protein, with protein sequence MAFEGLADRLQSTMQKIRGKGKVNEADVKEMMREVRLALLEADVNFKVVKDFVKRVSERSVGQEVLKSLTPGQQVIKVVKEELTELMGGEQSKIAVASKPPTVIMMVGLQGAGKTTTTGKLANLLRKKYNRKPLLVAADIYRPAAIKQLETLGKQLSMPVFSLGDQVSPVEIAKQAIEKAKEEHHDYVLIDTAGRLHVDENLMGELKDIKELTKPDEIFLVVDAMTGQDAVNVAQSFNEQLGLTGVVLTKLDGDTRGGAALSIRSVTNTPIKFVGMGEKLDALEAFHPERMASRILGMGDVLTLIEKAQANVDEEKAKELEKKMRTATFTFDDFLDQLGQVRNMGPLDDILKMIPGANKMKGMDNLQIDEKQIGHVEAIIRSMTTQEKEHPETMNASRKKRIAKGSGRSIQEVNRLLKQFEEMKKMMKQVTNMQKGKKKGFKFPFM encoded by the coding sequence ATGGCATTTGAAGGATTGGCCGACCGACTGCAGAGCACGATGCAAAAGATCCGTGGAAAAGGTAAGGTCAACGAAGCGGACGTTAAAGAAATGATGCGTGAAGTTCGATTGGCCCTGCTTGAAGCGGATGTTAACTTTAAAGTCGTGAAGGATTTTGTAAAACGTGTTAGTGAACGTTCGGTAGGTCAGGAAGTGCTGAAAAGCTTAACCCCCGGTCAACAGGTAATTAAAGTAGTTAAGGAAGAATTGACGGAGCTGATGGGCGGCGAACAAAGCAAGATTGCCGTTGCCTCGAAACCACCGACCGTCATTATGATGGTAGGGCTTCAAGGTGCTGGTAAAACGACGACCACCGGAAAGCTTGCCAATCTTCTTAGAAAAAAATACAACCGCAAGCCATTGCTCGTTGCGGCTGATATTTACCGTCCGGCGGCGATTAAGCAGCTTGAAACACTTGGCAAACAATTAAGCATGCCTGTTTTCTCCCTTGGGGACCAGGTCAGCCCTGTTGAAATTGCCAAACAGGCGATTGAAAAGGCTAAGGAAGAACATCATGATTATGTGTTGATTGATACCGCAGGCCGCCTTCATGTTGATGAGAACTTGATGGGTGAACTGAAGGATATCAAAGAATTGACAAAACCCGATGAAATCTTCCTGGTTGTCGATGCGATGACAGGTCAGGATGCGGTCAATGTGGCCCAAAGCTTTAATGAACAGTTAGGCCTGACTGGAGTCGTACTTACGAAACTTGATGGGGATACACGTGGTGGTGCGGCACTTTCGATTCGTTCAGTCACCAACACGCCGATAAAATTCGTCGGTATGGGAGAAAAATTGGATGCACTTGAAGCATTCCATCCAGAACGGATGGCGTCAAGGATCCTCGGCATGGGTGATGTATTGACCCTTATCGAAAAAGCACAGGCCAATGTAGATGAAGAAAAAGCGAAAGAATTAGAGAAAAAGATGCGTACAGCCACTTTTACCTTTGATGATTTCCTTGATCAGCTTGGTCAGGTGCGGAATATGGGTCCGCTTGATGATATTCTGAAAATGATTCCTGGTGCGAACAAAATGAAAGGGATGGATAACCTTCAGATCGATGAGAAACAGATCGGTCATGTCGAAGCTATCATCCGTTCAATGACGACGCAAGAAAAGGAACATCCAGAAACCATGAATGCATCCCGTAAGAAACGGATTGCCAAAGGAAGCGGCAGATCGATTCAAGAAGTGAACCGCCTATTGAAGCAATTCGAAGAAATGAAAAAGATGATGAAACAGGTTACGAACATGCAAAAAGGGAAGAAAAAGGGATTCAAATTCCCGTTCATGTAA
- a CDS encoding YlqD family protein, producing the protein MKILQNVIVNQVLTESSKNQLLEKYKSKRLQLQKESEQLRFELKKLEKTRNLQPASLRAHFEKEINQRQEKIKLLEFQMEQLEILPTGSELKEREVQSIIDVEIGADWDDIMATKTIVIKDGIVSEIR; encoded by the coding sequence ATGAAAATTCTCCAAAATGTAATCGTTAACCAAGTATTAACGGAATCCAGCAAGAATCAGCTCCTCGAGAAGTACAAGTCAAAACGCCTTCAGCTTCAAAAAGAGAGTGAACAGCTTCGCTTTGAACTGAAAAAGCTTGAAAAAACAAGAAATCTCCAGCCTGCTAGTCTCCGTGCTCATTTCGAAAAAGAAATAAACCAGAGGCAAGAAAAAATTAAACTGCTTGAATTTCAAATGGAGCAGTTGGAGATCCTTCCCACTGGAAGCGAATTGAAGGAACGGGAAGTTCAAAGTATCATTGATGTGGAAATTGGGGCAGATTGGGACGATATTATGGCAACGAAGACTATTGTCATTAAAGATGGAATCGTCTCGGAAATTCGTTAG
- the rimM gene encoding ribosome maturation factor RimM (Essential for efficient processing of 16S rRNA), whose protein sequence is MEKWFNVGKIVNTHGLLGEVRVISSTDFPEKRFKVGNTLHLFRDTDKKPLPLIIRSHRTHKNFNLLTFENYYNVGQVEAFRNGVLKVKEAQLGKLDEGEFYFHEIIGCSVFTDEGLEVGEIIEVLTPGANDVWVIKKAGSKDILIPYIEQIVKEVDISAKKVIITPMEGLLD, encoded by the coding sequence ATGGAAAAATGGTTTAATGTAGGTAAAATTGTCAACACACATGGTCTTTTAGGAGAAGTGCGTGTCATTTCTTCAACAGACTTTCCGGAAAAACGATTCAAAGTGGGAAATACACTGCATTTGTTTAGGGACACGGATAAAAAGCCTTTGCCGCTTATCATCAGGTCACATCGTACCCATAAAAACTTTAACCTATTGACGTTCGAGAACTATTATAACGTCGGGCAGGTCGAGGCTTTTAGAAACGGGGTACTAAAAGTGAAGGAAGCACAGCTTGGTAAATTGGACGAAGGTGAGTTCTACTTCCATGAAATCATCGGCTGTTCTGTATTTACGGATGAAGGTTTGGAAGTTGGGGAAATCATTGAGGTTCTTACGCCTGGTGCCAATGATGTTTGGGTCATTAAGAAAGCTGGCAGTAAGGATATTCTGATCCCGTATATTGAACAAATTGTAAAAGAAGTAGATATTTCCGCTAAAAAGGTCATCATTACACCGATGGAAGGACTTTTAGACTGA
- the trmD gene encoding tRNA (guanosine(37)-N1)-methyltransferase TrmD, with translation MKIDVLSLFPEMFEGVFGSSILKKAAEKQAVSYKVTNFRDYADNKHSTVDDYPYGGGAGMVLKAQPIFDAVEALKGQAELTPRVVLLCPQGERYTQKKAEEYANEEHLIFICGHYEGYDERIREHVVTDEISIGDFVLTGGELGAMVIIDSVVRLLPGVLGNVDSPILDSYSSGLLEHPHYTRPADFRGMKVPDPLISGNHKKIDEWRMKESLRRTWMRRPDLLDSYELSELEKKLLSEIKKED, from the coding sequence ATGAAAATCGATGTGCTTTCGCTTTTTCCAGAAATGTTCGAAGGGGTATTTGGCTCGTCCATCTTAAAAAAGGCTGCGGAAAAGCAGGCTGTCAGCTATAAGGTGACCAATTTTCGAGACTATGCAGATAATAAGCACTCGACGGTAGACGATTATCCGTATGGCGGAGGTGCCGGAATGGTATTGAAGGCACAACCGATTTTTGATGCTGTAGAAGCTCTAAAAGGCCAAGCTGAGCTAACCCCAAGGGTAGTCCTGCTTTGTCCTCAGGGAGAGCGTTACACGCAGAAAAAAGCTGAAGAGTATGCAAATGAAGAACATCTCATTTTCATATGCGGACATTATGAAGGATACGATGAGCGCATCCGGGAGCATGTCGTAACGGATGAAATATCGATTGGTGACTTTGTTCTTACAGGCGGGGAATTGGGCGCAATGGTCATTATTGACAGCGTAGTTCGCTTGCTTCCCGGCGTTCTAGGAAATGTTGACTCCCCGATTCTTGATTCCTATTCTTCTGGTTTGTTAGAGCATCCCCATTATACTAGACCTGCAGATTTTCGGGGGATGAAAGTTCCCGATCCGCTAATATCCGGAAATCATAAAAAAATCGATGAATGGCGGATGAAGGAATCTTTGCGCAGAACGTGGATGCGGCGTCCTGATTTGCTCGATAGTTATGAACTATCGGAACTTGAAAAAAAATTATTGTCCGAGATTAAAAAAGAAGACTGA
- a CDS encoding KH domain-containing protein — protein sequence MKALIETIVSALVDYPEEVIVTSKEESDRIVYILSVHKEDMGKVIGKQGRVAKAIRTVVYAAGSSQQKKIYLEISE from the coding sequence ATGAAAGCACTAATTGAAACGATTGTTTCAGCACTTGTGGATTATCCGGAGGAGGTCATCGTGACCTCCAAGGAAGAGTCCGACCGGATTGTTTATATCCTCTCCGTTCATAAAGAGGACATGGGCAAGGTCATCGGTAAACAAGGGCGTGTTGCTAAGGCGATTCGGACTGTGGTATATGCAGCAGGATCTTCACAGCAGAAGAAAATCTATTTGGAGATTTCCGAATAA